One stretch of Heliomicrobium undosum DNA includes these proteins:
- a CDS encoding ATP-binding protein, translating to MVRLDKPEQFKKNIIGYSALGILTIGILIALVSIIPLYNHLQSDSEQRLVAALRSRTMVLEQFLSRGREVTLQVTSRSQIKKSLSAYYHGEISRQELAVYTAERLKEALNPEAGVIGITRFDRDGQPVVRVGVPLPQECPCIAGDNSGSPTIHGPALIEGTPALLVSAPITAATGDVLGYDTVIFRLDGLRRILEDKAGLGDTGEVLLARVRGGQGERLFNLHEAPLPSPFPIDTKAPVGAALLKAVEGQSGVYNPHLFLAPHNIIAYGPIPDTCWAILVMMSSDEFYAPIRVQISLLAGVIFGLIVLGVLAITLLLRPLTGKIIIQTSEMEAEIQHKTLALEKELQERRQMQAALLLAKEEADVANRAKSAFLANMSHEIRTPMNAIIGMADLLWETPLNEEQKKFVHIFRDAGNNLLALINDILDLSKIESGKQALQPVEFYLDNLVNDTMTLFSTRAQEKGLELTAQLPDDVPRLLLGDAGVLRQVLFNLLGNAIKFTETGAVSLLIEVADPEVLQSGQPVHLRFSVVDTGVGIPPQWQDQIFDSFTQGDASLTRRFGGTGLGLAICKRLVELMGGQIRVDSEPGKGSAFTFTACMVALPPPHLLPAVSVESRLTESAGSSEQATGLDGRQSHPHWETIEGTTGETTGNLGETAGALGERVETAQEPPVDILLVEDSPVNILLVQLYLKSTGYRLDVAENGEEAVAKFSQKSYALVLMDISMPVMDGYQATREIRSLEADRGTPPIPIIALTASVFPEDRERCLAAGCDSLLEKPVKKHQLLCALDQHRLFSSEEKDGEKA from the coding sequence ATGGTCAGACTGGACAAGCCGGAACAGTTTAAAAAAAACATCATCGGTTATTCGGCCCTGGGGATCCTTACTATCGGGATCTTGATCGCCCTGGTCAGCATCATCCCCCTCTATAATCACTTGCAAAGTGATTCCGAGCAGCGACTGGTCGCGGCGCTCCGCTCCCGGACCATGGTGCTGGAACAGTTTTTGTCGAGGGGCCGCGAGGTCACCCTTCAGGTGACCAGCCGCAGTCAAATCAAAAAAAGCCTCTCCGCCTACTATCACGGCGAGATCAGCCGCCAGGAACTGGCCGTGTATACGGCTGAACGGCTGAAAGAAGCCCTGAACCCGGAAGCCGGCGTCATCGGCATCACCCGCTTTGACCGGGATGGACAACCGGTGGTCCGAGTCGGCGTCCCGTTGCCACAGGAATGCCCCTGTATCGCGGGAGACAACAGCGGCAGTCCGACCATCCACGGCCCCGCGTTGATCGAAGGCACGCCCGCCCTCCTCGTCAGCGCGCCCATCACCGCAGCGACCGGCGACGTGCTCGGCTACGATACGGTCATCTTCCGATTGGACGGGTTGCGCCGGATTTTGGAAGACAAGGCGGGACTTGGCGATACGGGGGAAGTCTTGCTCGCGCGCGTCCGGGGAGGGCAGGGCGAGCGTCTGTTCAACCTTCACGAGGCGCCCCTCCCCTCTCCCTTCCCTATTGACACAAAAGCCCCTGTCGGGGCGGCACTCCTGAAAGCGGTCGAGGGACAAAGCGGCGTTTACAATCCCCATTTGTTTTTGGCCCCTCACAACATCATCGCCTACGGTCCGATCCCGGACACTTGCTGGGCGATCCTGGTCATGATGAGTTCCGACGAGTTCTACGCTCCCATCCGGGTCCAGATCAGCCTGCTCGCCGGCGTTATATTCGGATTAATCGTCCTCGGCGTCTTGGCGATCACCCTACTACTGCGCCCCTTGACCGGCAAAATCATCATTCAGACGAGTGAAATGGAAGCAGAGATCCAGCACAAAACCCTAGCCTTGGAAAAGGAACTGCAAGAGCGCCGGCAGATGCAGGCGGCCTTACTACTGGCAAAAGAAGAAGCCGATGTGGCCAACCGCGCCAAGAGCGCCTTTCTGGCCAATATGAGCCATGAAATCCGCACCCCTATGAACGCCATCATCGGCATGGCCGACCTGCTCTGGGAGACACCGCTCAATGAAGAGCAAAAAAAGTTCGTCCACATCTTCCGCGACGCCGGCAACAACCTCTTGGCGCTGATCAATGACATCCTCGACTTGTCCAAAATCGAGTCAGGCAAACAGGCGTTGCAGCCTGTTGAATTCTACCTGGATAACCTGGTCAATGATACGATGACCCTCTTCTCCACCCGCGCCCAGGAAAAAGGCCTCGAACTGACGGCGCAACTGCCCGATGATGTCCCTCGCCTCCTGCTGGGCGACGCCGGCGTCCTCCGCCAGGTGCTCTTCAACCTCCTCGGCAACGCCATCAAGTTCACCGAGACAGGCGCCGTCTCCCTCCTCATCGAAGTCGCTGACCCGGAGGTGTTGCAATCCGGTCAACCGGTCCACCTGCGCTTTTCCGTCGTCGATACAGGCGTTGGCATCCCACCGCAGTGGCAGGACCAAATCTTCGACAGCTTTACCCAGGGCGACGCCTCATTGACACGGCGATTTGGGGGAACAGGCCTCGGCCTCGCCATCTGCAAGCGCCTCGTCGAACTGATGGGCGGGCAGATCCGGGTCGACAGCGAACCGGGAAAAGGCAGCGCCTTCACCTTCACCGCTTGCATGGTCGCTCTTCCGCCGCCTCACCTGCTCCCCGCCGTATCCGTGGAGAGCCGTCTCACAGAATCGGCGGGAAGCTCGGAGCAAGCGACGGGCCTGGACGGACGGCAAAGCCACCCGCACTGGGAAACAATAGAGGGAACAACCGGAGAAACAACAGGGAATCTAGGGGAAACGGCAGGGGCTCTAGGGGAACGAGTAGAAACCGCCCAGGAACCTCCCGTCGACATTCTGCTCGTTGAAGACTCCCCCGTCAACATCCTGCTGGTGCAACTCTATCTGAAGAGCACCGGTTACCGGCTCGACGTGGCCGAAAACGGAGAAGAAGCCGTCGCCAAGTTCAGCCAAAAATCCTATGCCCTTGTGCTGATGGACATCTCCATGCCGGTGATGGACGGCTACCAGGCCACCCGGGAAATCCGCAGCCTCGAAGCAGACCGGGGAACCCCTCCCATCCCCATCATTGCCCTGACGGCCAGCGTGTTCCCGGAGGACCGGGAACGCTGCCTTGCCGCCGGCTGCGACTCCCTCCTCGAAAAGCCGGTGAAAAAGCATCAATTGCTGTGTGCCCTGGACCAGCACCGGCTCTTCTCTAGCGAAGAAAAGGACGGGGAGAAAGCGTAA
- the nifJ gene encoding pyruvate:ferredoxin (flavodoxin) oxidoreductase produces the protein MQTMDGNKAAAYVSYAFTECAAIYPITPSSNMAEYVDEWSAQGKKNIFGQTVTVAELQSEGGAAGAVHGALSAGSLTTTYTASQGLLLMIPNMYKISGELLPGVMHVSARAVAGHALSIFGDHSDVMACRQTGWAMLASGGVQEVMDIAGVAHLAAIKSRVPFLHFFDGFRTSHEMQKIETIDYADFAKLVDYEAIRAFRKRGLNPEHPIVRGTAQNPDIFFQAKEACNPYYEGVADIVAEYMQEISKLTGRDYLPFNYYGAPDADRVIVAMGSACETIEETIDYLLARGEKVGLIKVRLYKPFSAKYFFNVLPATVKKIAVLDRCKEPGSLGEPLFEDVRTLFYDADCKPVIVGGRYGLGSKEVLPADIKAVFDNLKADEPKNGFTIGIVDDVTFLSLPTGEFIDASPEGNIQCKFWGLGSDGTVGANKQAVEIIGDHTNMYAQAYFAYDSKKSGGVTVSHLRFGNKPIKSPYLIHNADFISCSNQSYVYNYDLLAGLKTGGVFLLNTIWSPEELDEKLPARIKRTIAEKKIRFYIIDAVHIAKKLGLGNRTNMVMQSAFFKLANVIPIEEAVQYLKDGIKKAYGKKGEAIVAMNAAAVDQGIEALVPIDVPAAWAEAADEAAATKDVPAFIEKILSPMNALQGDKLPVSAFADAADGSFPVGTSQYEKRGVAAFVPEWIKENCIQCNQCSFVCPHAAIRPFLLDAEEQAKAPAAFETIKAIGGKQFEGLTYRLQVTPLDCQGCGVCVNTCPAKQKALAMKELDSQVLVQQPNWDFATTLAIKDNLFKLDSIKGSQFAQPLLEFSGACAGCGETPYVKLITQLFGDRMIVANATGCSSIWGGSAPSMPYCTNKEGKGPAWANSLFEDNAEFGYGIHLGVSKIRAKLADLVREALTLDIDAALKAAFNEWLVGMDDAEASKQATAKILPLLEGQSNPLLAEIADRKDYLIKKSQWIFGGDGWAYDIGFGGLDHVLASGEDVNVFVMDTEVYSNTGGQSSKATPLAAIAKFAAAGKRMKKKDLGMMAMSYGYVYVAQIAMGADMNQTIKAIKEAEAYKGPSLIIAYASCINHGLKSGMANSQIEMARAVKSGYWHLYRFNPELKEEGKNPFLLESKEPSESFRDFIMSEVRFNALVRSYPEQADLLFGKMEQDAKERYEMYKRLASF, from the coding sequence ATGCAAACGATGGACGGGAACAAGGCTGCCGCCTATGTCTCCTATGCGTTCACGGAGTGCGCAGCCATCTACCCCATCACCCCCTCGTCCAACATGGCGGAGTATGTCGACGAGTGGAGCGCCCAAGGCAAAAAGAACATCTTCGGTCAGACGGTGACTGTTGCCGAACTGCAATCCGAAGGTGGCGCCGCCGGGGCTGTCCACGGCGCGCTGTCGGCGGGTTCACTGACGACTACATACACCGCCTCCCAAGGTCTTCTTTTGATGATCCCCAACATGTACAAGATCTCCGGCGAACTCCTGCCCGGCGTCATGCACGTGTCGGCCCGCGCTGTGGCCGGCCACGCCTTGAGCATCTTTGGCGACCACTCTGACGTCATGGCTTGCCGGCAGACCGGTTGGGCCATGTTGGCCTCCGGCGGCGTCCAGGAGGTCATGGACATCGCCGGCGTCGCCCACCTGGCGGCCATCAAGTCCCGCGTGCCCTTCCTCCACTTCTTTGACGGTTTCCGCACCTCCCATGAGATGCAGAAGATCGAAACCATCGATTACGCCGATTTCGCCAAGCTTGTCGATTATGAGGCCATCCGGGCCTTCCGCAAGCGCGGCCTCAATCCGGAACACCCGATCGTCCGCGGCACCGCCCAGAACCCTGACATCTTCTTCCAGGCCAAAGAAGCCTGCAACCCCTACTATGAGGGCGTTGCTGACATCGTGGCCGAATATATGCAGGAAATCAGCAAGCTCACCGGCCGTGACTACCTGCCCTTCAACTACTATGGCGCCCCCGACGCCGATCGTGTTATCGTCGCCATGGGCTCCGCCTGCGAGACCATCGAAGAGACCATCGACTACCTCCTGGCCCGCGGCGAAAAGGTCGGCCTGATCAAGGTCCGTCTGTACAAGCCTTTCTCGGCCAAGTACTTCTTCAACGTCCTGCCCGCGACGGTCAAAAAGATCGCCGTCCTCGACCGTTGCAAGGAGCCCGGTTCCCTCGGCGAACCCCTCTTCGAAGATGTGCGCACCCTCTTCTACGACGCCGATTGCAAGCCTGTCATCGTCGGCGGCCGCTACGGCCTCGGTTCGAAAGAGGTGCTGCCCGCCGATATCAAGGCCGTCTTTGACAACCTCAAGGCAGATGAGCCCAAAAATGGCTTCACCATCGGCATCGTCGACGACGTCACCTTCCTGTCCCTGCCGACGGGCGAGTTCATCGACGCCTCTCCCGAAGGCAACATCCAGTGCAAGTTCTGGGGCCTCGGCTCTGACGGCACCGTCGGCGCCAACAAGCAGGCCGTCGAGATCATCGGCGACCACACCAACATGTACGCCCAGGCCTACTTTGCCTATGACTCCAAGAAGTCCGGCGGCGTCACCGTCTCCCACCTGCGCTTCGGCAACAAGCCGATCAAATCGCCCTACCTGATCCACAACGCCGACTTCATCTCCTGTTCCAACCAGTCCTACGTCTACAACTACGACCTCTTGGCCGGGCTTAAAACCGGCGGCGTCTTCCTGCTCAACACCATCTGGTCGCCGGAAGAGCTCGATGAAAAACTGCCGGCCCGCATCAAGCGGACCATCGCCGAGAAGAAGATCCGCTTCTACATCATCGACGCCGTTCACATCGCCAAGAAGCTCGGCCTCGGCAACCGGACCAACATGGTCATGCAGTCGGCCTTCTTCAAACTGGCCAACGTCATCCCCATCGAAGAAGCCGTGCAATACCTGAAAGACGGCATCAAAAAAGCCTACGGCAAAAAAGGCGAGGCCATCGTCGCCATGAACGCCGCCGCCGTCGACCAGGGCATCGAGGCGCTCGTCCCGATCGATGTTCCCGCCGCCTGGGCCGAAGCCGCCGATGAAGCCGCCGCTACGAAAGACGTGCCGGCCTTCATCGAAAAAATCCTCTCGCCCATGAACGCCCTCCAGGGCGACAAGCTGCCGGTCAGCGCCTTTGCCGACGCGGCGGACGGCTCCTTCCCCGTAGGCACCTCCCAGTACGAAAAACGCGGCGTCGCCGCTTTCGTCCCCGAGTGGATCAAGGAAAACTGCATCCAGTGCAACCAGTGTTCCTTCGTCTGCCCCCACGCCGCCATCCGTCCCTTCCTGCTTGATGCCGAAGAACAAGCCAAAGCGCCGGCCGCCTTTGAAACCATCAAAGCCATCGGCGGCAAGCAGTTCGAAGGCCTGACCTACCGTTTGCAGGTCACGCCCCTCGACTGCCAGGGCTGTGGCGTCTGCGTCAACACCTGCCCGGCCAAGCAAAAGGCGTTGGCCATGAAGGAACTGGACAGCCAGGTTCTCGTCCAGCAGCCGAACTGGGACTTCGCCACCACCCTCGCCATCAAGGACAACCTCTTCAAGCTCGACTCCATCAAGGGCAGTCAGTTTGCCCAGCCCCTCCTCGAGTTCTCCGGCGCCTGCGCCGGCTGCGGCGAAACACCCTATGTCAAGCTGATCACTCAACTCTTCGGCGACCGCATGATCGTGGCCAACGCCACCGGTTGCTCCTCCATCTGGGGTGGCAGCGCGCCCTCGATGCCCTACTGCACCAATAAGGAAGGCAAAGGGCCGGCCTGGGCCAACTCCCTCTTTGAAGACAACGCCGAGTTCGGCTACGGGATCCACCTGGGTGTCAGCAAGATCCGCGCCAAGCTGGCCGATCTGGTCCGCGAAGCCCTGACCCTGGACATCGACGCCGCCCTCAAGGCTGCCTTCAACGAGTGGCTCGTCGGCATGGACGACGCAGAAGCCTCCAAGCAGGCCACCGCCAAGATCCTGCCCCTGCTCGAAGGCCAGTCGAACCCCCTGCTGGCGGAAATCGCCGACCGTAAGGACTACCTGATCAAGAAGTCCCAGTGGATTTTCGGCGGCGACGGCTGGGCCTATGACATCGGCTTCGGCGGTCTCGACCATGTGCTCGCCTCCGGTGAAGACGTCAACGTCTTCGTCATGGATACCGAAGTCTACTCCAATACCGGCGGTCAGTCCTCGAAAGCGACGCCGCTGGCTGCCATCGCCAAATTCGCCGCCGCCGGCAAGCGAATGAAGAAGAAAGACCTGGGCATGATGGCCATGTCCTACGGCTACGTGTACGTCGCCCAGATCGCCATGGGCGCCGACATGAACCAGACCATCAAGGCCATCAAGGAAGCGGAAGCCTACAAAGGGCCCTCCCTGATCATCGCTTACGCTTCCTGCATCAACCACGGCCTTA
- a CDS encoding pro-sigmaK processing inhibitor BofA family protein — translation MNLTTEQLVLIGAGVLLLMVAGHFFWRPMRWLFTLAFNSLLGVLMLGGTNLLGAPFGLTLPLNPASALIAGFLGIPGMLLLIMLKYFMIL, via the coding sequence GTGAATCTCACGACGGAACAGTTGGTCCTGATCGGCGCCGGTGTGTTGCTGCTCATGGTGGCCGGCCATTTCTTCTGGCGGCCCATGCGCTGGCTCTTTACATTGGCCTTCAACTCATTGCTGGGTGTGCTGATGCTCGGGGGAACGAACCTGCTGGGCGCGCCCTTCGGCCTGACCCTGCCGTTGAACCCGGCCAGCGCGCTCATCGCCGGTTTTTTGGGCATCCCGGGCATGCTGCTCTTAATAATGTTGAAATATTTCATGATCTTGTGA
- a CDS encoding YbaB/EbfC family nucleoid-associated protein — MFGKMGDMQKMMKQVQKMQQDMAKLQEELAERTVDATGGGGAIKVVANGKNEILSITIAPEAVDPDDVEMLQDLILTVVNEALRKAQEMVSQEMSKVTGGLKIPGMF, encoded by the coding sequence ATGTTCGGGAAAATGGGCGACATGCAAAAGATGATGAAACAAGTGCAAAAGATGCAACAGGATATGGCCAAACTCCAGGAGGAACTGGCCGAGCGCACCGTCGATGCCACCGGGGGCGGCGGAGCGATCAAGGTGGTCGCCAACGGGAAAAACGAGATCCTGTCCATCACCATCGCGCCGGAAGCCGTTGACCCCGATGACGTGGAGATGCTCCAGGACCTGATCCTGACGGTGGTCAACGAGGCGCTGCGCAAGGCCCAGGAGATGGTCAGCCAGGAGATGTCCAAGGTCACGGGCGGTCTGAAGATTCCCGGTATGTTCTAA
- the dnaX gene encoding DNA polymerase III subunit gamma/tau — translation MAYLALYREWRPQSFQELVGQEHVSRTLQNAIAYQRIAHAYLFCGPRGTGKTTTAKILAKALNCSGHGPVRPCNDCPNCRAINTGASHDVLEIDAASNRGVDEIRELREQVKYAPQEGNFKVYIIDEVHMLTTEAFNALLKTLEEPPANVIFVLATTEVHKIPATILSRCQRFDFRRLGINEIVDRLERICRHHEIAASRETLSFIARKAEGGMRDALGILDQCVSYAGNEINSGDVTAILGAVADEILYEMTQGLAEDRLSDVLMQLNDLINRGKEVRPLTRDLIEHYRDRLILRTVPGAADLADMPDDIAAKVKETGHVYSAADLQACIALLSQAENDMKWTTHPRILLEVAFVRIARREWGNGATGAVVGVAAGTAMAGSAPGTTTALSQGPGAGNAPAASLSPASGGAVGAADMEMRALRRRVESLEAKLREMQQVVEHQGAASGEKRPSPYSEAPRRANPPMPSATIPSPDEETKAAAKPAEAPIHFDQVNACWPDVLAAALERISPLKRSILRGQTRLAGVEQNRVVLVHNNTLYDQPNDPKLSDVVNALKEEFSKALSRPVLIQLCHESQWTPKGEPQQRQGGNRPPAPAKAAGSGGVSPPWADPTYIRDKVFQDPNLPVEFDDDDTLDGLE, via the coding sequence ATGGCCTATCTGGCGCTATACCGGGAGTGGCGACCCCAGAGCTTTCAGGAACTGGTCGGCCAGGAGCATGTGAGCCGGACCTTGCAGAACGCCATCGCCTACCAGCGGATCGCCCATGCCTATCTCTTTTGCGGCCCCCGGGGGACGGGGAAGACGACGACGGCCAAGATCCTGGCCAAGGCGCTCAATTGCAGCGGCCATGGCCCGGTGAGACCCTGCAACGACTGCCCTAACTGCCGCGCCATCAACACGGGCGCCTCCCACGACGTGCTGGAGATCGACGCGGCGTCCAACCGGGGCGTCGATGAGATCCGCGAGTTGCGCGAACAGGTCAAGTACGCGCCCCAAGAGGGGAACTTCAAGGTCTACATCATCGACGAGGTCCACATGCTGACGACGGAGGCCTTCAACGCCCTCTTGAAGACGCTGGAGGAGCCGCCGGCCAACGTGATCTTTGTGCTGGCCACGACAGAGGTGCACAAAATCCCGGCCACCATCCTCTCCCGCTGCCAGCGCTTTGACTTTCGCCGCCTCGGCATCAACGAGATCGTCGACCGACTGGAGCGGATCTGCCGCCATCACGAGATTGCGGCCTCTCGCGAGACGCTGTCCTTTATCGCCCGCAAGGCCGAAGGGGGCATGCGGGACGCCCTGGGGATCCTCGATCAATGCGTCTCTTACGCCGGAAATGAGATCAACAGCGGCGACGTGACGGCCATCCTGGGCGCTGTCGCCGACGAGATACTCTATGAAATGACCCAGGGCCTGGCGGAAGACCGGCTCTCCGATGTGCTGATGCAACTGAATGACCTGATCAACCGGGGCAAAGAGGTGCGGCCGCTGACGCGGGATCTGATCGAGCACTACCGGGACCGGTTGATCCTGCGGACGGTGCCGGGCGCCGCCGATCTGGCGGACATGCCCGACGACATCGCCGCGAAGGTCAAGGAGACAGGACACGTCTACAGCGCGGCCGACCTGCAAGCCTGCATCGCCCTGTTGAGCCAGGCCGAAAACGACATGAAGTGGACAACCCATCCGCGCATCCTCCTGGAGGTGGCCTTTGTCCGCATCGCCCGCCGGGAGTGGGGGAATGGGGCGACCGGCGCGGTTGTCGGCGTAGCCGCTGGAACAGCGATGGCTGGCTCTGCCCCTGGCACAACGACAGCGCTGAGCCAAGGCCCGGGCGCCGGCAACGCCCCGGCGGCGTCACTGTCACCGGCTTCGGGTGGGGCCGTCGGTGCTGCCGACATGGAGATGCGCGCCCTCCGGCGGCGGGTCGAGAGCCTCGAGGCCAAGTTGCGGGAGATGCAGCAGGTAGTCGAGCACCAGGGCGCGGCTTCCGGTGAAAAGCGCCCCAGCCCTTATTCGGAGGCGCCCCGGCGCGCAAACCCTCCAATGCCCTCCGCAACCATCCCCTCACCGGATGAGGAGACAAAAGCGGCGGCCAAGCCTGCCGAAGCGCCGATCCATTTTGACCAGGTCAACGCCTGCTGGCCCGATGTGCTCGCTGCCGCGCTGGAGCGCATCTCCCCGTTGAAACGCTCCATCCTGCGGGGACAGACGCGTTTGGCTGGCGTTGAACAGAACCGGGTCGTCTTGGTCCATAACAACACCCTCTATGACCAGCCCAACGATCCGAAATTGAGCGATGTGGTGAACGCCCTCAAGGAGGAGTTTTCCAAGGCCCTGAGCAGGCCGGTGTTGATTCAACTCTGCCATGAAAGCCAGTGGACGCCCAAAGGGGAACCGCAGCAGCGGCAAGGGGGGAACCGCCCTCCGGCGCCGGCGAAGGCGGCGGGATCAGGCGGCGTGTCCCCGCCCTGGGCCGATCCGACCTATATCCGTGACAAGGTTTTTCAAGACCCCAACCTGCCTGTGGAATTCGACGACGATGACACGTTGGACGGACTGGAATAG
- the recR gene encoding recombination mediator RecR, with translation MLYYAEPVGRLIEELSKLPGVGPKTAQRLAFHLLHVPRSEAVALAKAIVEAHDKTLYCSVCTNLTDRDPCRICGDANRDRAVICVVEEPRDVVAVEKTREYRGHYHVLHGALSPIEGVGPEQLRISQLMARLADPELKEVIVATNPTVEGEATAAYLARLIKPMGVKVTRIAHGLPVGGDLEYADQVTLLRAMEGRREL, from the coding sequence ATGCTCTATTATGCGGAACCGGTCGGACGGCTGATCGAGGAACTGTCCAAATTGCCGGGGGTGGGGCCGAAAACGGCCCAGCGGCTCGCCTTTCATCTGCTCCATGTTCCGCGGAGCGAAGCCGTCGCCCTCGCCAAGGCCATCGTGGAGGCCCATGACAAGACCCTCTACTGTTCCGTCTGCACGAACCTGACCGATCGCGACCCTTGTCGGATCTGCGGCGACGCGAACCGGGACCGGGCTGTCATTTGTGTCGTAGAGGAGCCTCGTGACGTGGTGGCCGTCGAAAAGACGCGGGAGTACCGCGGTCACTACCATGTGCTCCACGGCGCCCTGTCGCCCATCGAGGGCGTCGGGCCGGAGCAGCTGCGGATCAGCCAACTGATGGCCCGGCTTGCCGACCCGGAGTTAAAGGAAGTGATCGTCGCCACCAACCCCACTGTCGAGGGGGAGGCGACAGCGGCCTACCTGGCGCGGCTGATCAAGCCCATGGGCGTCAAGGTGACGCGCATCGCCCACGGTCTGCCGGTGGGCGGCGACCTGGAGTACGCCGATCAGGTGACGCTGCTGCGGGCGATGGAAGGCCGGCGCGAATTGTAG